The Passer domesticus isolate bPasDom1 chromosome 34, bPasDom1.hap1, whole genome shotgun sequence genome window below encodes:
- the LOC135288652 gene encoding ferredoxin-2, mitochondrial-like, translating to MAAPMAAAGGGSVTRLLRGVSRSLSGAGAAAEEPEAAVVNVVFVDRDGRQVPVRGRVGDNVLHLAQRHGLELEGACEASLACSTCHVYVSEPHLGRLPAPDEREEDLLDQAPLLRENSRLGCQLRLGPALEGARIALPRQTRNFYVDGHVPKPH from the exons ATGGCGGCGCCCAtggcggcggccggcggcggcTCCGTGACGCGGCTGCTCCGGGGCGTCTCCCGCAGCCTCAgcggcgccggggccgcggccgaGGAGCCCGAGGCCGCCGT GGTTAACGTCGTGTTCGTGGACCGGGACGGGCGGCAGGTGCCGGTGCGCGGCAGAGTCGGTGACAACGTGCTGCACCTGGCGCAGCGGCAcgggctggagctggagg GCGCCTGCGAGGCCTCCCTGGCCTGCTCCACCTGCCACGTTTACGTCAGCGAGCCGCACCTGGGCCGGCTCCCGGCGCCGGACGAGCG GGAGGAGGACCTGCTGGACCAGGCGCCGCTGCTGCGCGAGAACTCGCGGCTGGGCTGCCAGCTGCGCCTGGGCCCCGCGCTGGAGGGCGCGCGCATCGCCCTGCCCCGGCAGACCAGGAACTTCTACGTGGACGGGCACGTCCCAAAGCCACACTGA